A stretch of the Marivirga tractuosa DSM 4126 genome encodes the following:
- a CDS encoding serine hydrolase domain-containing protein — protein sequence MKKSTSIIAIVMGVMAISLAFYTTSEVAFTRSMDESSHNQLSYLNFNLVSPAPEMDSSQINSAFDADIHKFLNRWDIKGASVAVMKDNKLIYSRGYGYANIEKEEETNTKHLFRIASASKLITAIAIMKMVDDGVLNLDENVFGPNGILSDFSEMKDINHHKVKVRHLLNHKGGWSWRDGDFMFQAAKIKRIMELQGPPTEDDIIDFVLRHRRLRYKPGTQYAYSNFGYMLLGKIIERKSSTKYERYVNENILEPNGIYGMRIAGNYEWERKPFETHYYNHPGAYQFESFDGNFESVEKPYGGSDITTLGAAGGWIANASQLAKIVSLVDPENPSYQLLSEESQALMVSGKSYKDAFGWKGARGENWWRTGTLAGSACFIYRKDNGYSYAVVLNSSVWMGHRFNKYIKWMMDKSITHLEDLTNQNLFYQNGIQKNLLPLAI from the coding sequence TTGAAGAAAAGTACATCAATTATTGCAATAGTAATGGGGGTTATGGCAATTAGTTTGGCCTTTTATACTACTTCAGAAGTCGCTTTTACGCGCTCCATGGATGAAAGCTCTCACAATCAGTTAAGTTATCTCAATTTCAATTTGGTGAGTCCTGCACCTGAAATGGATTCCAGTCAAATCAACTCAGCATTTGATGCTGACATTCATAAATTCCTAAACAGATGGGATATCAAGGGAGCTAGTGTGGCTGTCATGAAGGATAATAAGCTCATCTATTCAAGGGGCTACGGTTATGCTAATATTGAAAAGGAAGAAGAAACTAATACCAAGCATTTATTTAGAATTGCTAGTGCTTCTAAGCTGATCACTGCCATTGCTATCATGAAAATGGTAGATGATGGGGTGTTGAATTTAGATGAAAACGTATTTGGGCCAAATGGTATATTATCTGATTTTTCAGAAATGAAGGATATTAACCATCACAAGGTAAAAGTTCGTCATTTATTGAACCATAAAGGTGGCTGGAGTTGGAGAGATGGTGATTTTATGTTTCAGGCAGCTAAGATTAAAAGAATCATGGAACTCCAAGGACCTCCCACAGAAGATGATATTATAGATTTTGTATTAAGACACAGGAGGTTAAGATATAAGCCAGGTACACAATATGCTTACTCAAATTTTGGCTATATGCTTCTTGGGAAAATTATTGAGCGTAAATCTAGTACAAAATATGAGCGTTATGTAAATGAGAACATCCTAGAGCCAAATGGTATATATGGAATGCGAATAGCTGGCAATTACGAATGGGAACGAAAACCGTTTGAAACACATTACTATAACCATCCGGGAGCTTATCAATTCGAATCATTTGATGGAAATTTTGAATCAGTTGAAAAGCCCTATGGCGGGAGCGATATTACCACATTAGGAGCTGCCGGAGGATGGATTGCAAATGCTTCCCAATTGGCAAAAATAGTTTCCTTAGTTGACCCAGAAAATCCTTCATACCAACTTCTTTCTGAAGAAAGTCAAGCGTTAATGGTCAGTGGAAAAAGTTATAAAGATGCTTTTGGATGGAAAGGAGCAAGGGGCGAAAACTGGTGGAGAACTGGAACATTAGCAGGTTCTGCTTGTTTTATATATCGAAAAGATAATGGCTACAGCTATGCTGTTGTTTTGAATTCCAGCGTCTGGATGGGACATAGATTCAATAAATATATTAAATGGATGATGGATAAATCCATTACGCATTTAGAAGACTTAACAAACCAAAACCTATTTTACCAAAATGGAATCCAAAAGAACCTGTTGCCGTTAGCAATTTGA